In Drosophila simulans strain w501 chromosome 3R, Prin_Dsim_3.1, whole genome shotgun sequence, a single window of DNA contains:
- the LOC6739695 gene encoding ATP-dependent RNA helicase p62 isoform X3: MMMMAPHDRDFGHSGRGGRGGDRGGDDRRGGGGGGNRFGGGGGGGGGGGGDYHGVRNGRIEKRRDDRGGGNRFGGGGGFGDRRGGGGGGSQDLPMRPVDFSNLAPFKKNFYQEHPNVANRSPYEVQRYREEQEITVRGQVPNPIQDFSEVHLPDYVMKEIRRQGYKAPTAIQAQGWPIAMSGSNFVGIAKTGSGKTLGYILPAIVHINNQQPLQRGDGPIALVLAPTRELAQQIQQVATEFGSSSYVRNTCVFGGAPKGGQMRDLQRGCEIVIATPGRLIDFLSAGSTNLKRCTYLVLDEADRMLDMGFEPQIRKIVSQIRPDRQTLMWSATWPKEVKQLAEDFLGNYIQINIGSLELSANHNIRQVVDVCDEFSKEEKLKTLLSDIYDTSESPGKIIIFVETKRRVDNLVRFIRSFGVRCGAIHGDKSQSERDFVLREFRSGKSNILVATDVAARGLDVDGIKYVINFDYPQNSEDYIHRIGRTGRSNTKGTSFAFFTKNNAKQAKALVDVLREANQEINPALENLARNSRYDGGGGRSRYGGGGGGGRFGGGGFKKGSLSNGRGFGGGGGGGGGGGEGRHSRFD, encoded by the exons atgatgatgat GGCACCACACGATCGCGACTTTGGTCACAGTGGACGTGGCGGTCGCGGAGGCGATCGAGGCGGCGATGACCGgcgaggaggcggcggcggaggcaaTCGCTTCGGgggaggcggcggcggtggaggaggtggcggtGGCGATTACCACGGCGTAAGGAATGGACGCATCGAGAAGCGACGCGATGACCGCGGAGGCGGCAACCGATTcggaggtggtggtggattCGGGGATcgccgaggaggaggcggcggcggcagccaAGACCTCCCCATGCGTCCGGTCGACTTCTCCAACCTGGCTCCCTTCAAGAAGAACTTTTACCAGGAGCACCCCAACGTAGCCAACCGATCGCCCTACGAAGTTCAGAGGTATCGCGAAGAGCAGGAGATCACCGTGCGCGGACAGGTGCCGAACCCCATCCAGGACTTCTCCGAGGTCCATCTGCCCGACTACGTCATGAAGGAGATCCGCCGACAGGGCTACAAGGCGCCCACCGCTATCCAAGCGCAGGGCTGGCCTATCGCCATGAGTGGCTCGAACTTCGTCGGCATTGCCAAGACGGGATCCGGCAAGACCCTGGGCTACATCCTGCCCGCTATTGTGCACATCAACAACCAGCAGCCGCTGCAGAGGGGCGACGGACCTATCGCCCTCGTGCTGGCCCCCACTCGGGAGCTGGCCCAACAGATCCAGCAGGTGGCCACCGAATTCGGTTCCTCGTCGTATGTGCGCAACACCTGCGTCTTCGGCGGCGCCCCGAAGGGCGGCCAAATGCGGGATCTGCAGCGCGGCTGCGAGATCGTCATTGCCACACCCGGACGTCTTATTGATTTCCTCTCCGCCGGCTCTACTAACCTGAAGCGTTGCACCTACTTGGTGCTGGACGAGGCCGATCGCATGTTGGACATGGGCTTCGAGCCTCAGATCAGGAAGATCGTCTCACAGATCCGGCCCGACCGACAGACGCTCATGTGGAGTGCAACCTGGCCCAAAGAGGTCAAGCAGCTTGCCGAGGACTTTTTGGGCAACTACATCCAGATCAACATTGGATCGCTGGAGCTGTCCGCCAACCACAACATCCGCCAAGTGGTGGACGTTTGTGACGAGTTCAGCAAGGAGGAGAA ATTGAAGACCCTCCTGTCAGACATCTACGACACCAGCGAGAGCCCCGGCAAGATCATCATATTCGTGGAGACAAAGCGACGCGTGGACAACCTGGTGCGCTTCATCCGCAGCTTCGGCGTCCGTTGTGGAGCTATTCACGGCGACAAGTCGCAATCAGAACGAGACTTTGTGCTCCGTGAGTTCCGCTCGGGCAAGTCCAACATCCTGGTGGCCACCGATGTGGCGGCCCGTGGACTGG ACGTGGACGGCATCAAGTATGTCATCAACTTTGACTACCCGCAAAACAGCGAGGACTACATCCATCGCATCGGTCGCACAGGACGATCCAACACAAAGGGCACCTCCTTCGCCTTCTTCACCAAGAACAATGCCAAGCAAGCCAAGGCGCTGGTCGACGTCCTCCGAGAAGCTAATCAG GAAATCAATCCTGCCCTGGAAAATCTGGCCCGCAACTCGCGCTACGACGGTGGCGGCGGACGCTCCCGTTatggaggcggtggcggcggcggtcgcttcggcggcggcggcttcAAGAAGGGCAGCCTGAGCAACGGACGCGGCTtcggaggaggcggtggtggcggcggcggcggcggcgaagGCAGACACTCGCGCTTCGACTAG
- the LOC6739695 gene encoding ATP-dependent RNA helicase p62 isoform X5: MRAKAPHDRDFGHSGRGGRGGDRGGDDRRGGGGGGNRFGGGGGGGGGGGGDYHGVRNGRIEKRRDDRGGGNRFGGGGGFGDRRGGGGGGSQDLPMRPVDFSNLAPFKKNFYQEHPNVANRSPYEVQRYREEQEITVRGQVPNPIQDFSEVHLPDYVMKEIRRQGYKAPTAIQAQGWPIAMSGSNFVGIAKTGSGKTLGYILPAIVHINNQQPLQRGDGPIALVLAPTRELAQQIQQVATEFGSSSYVRNTCVFGGAPKGGQMRDLQRGCEIVIATPGRLIDFLSAGSTNLKRCTYLVLDEADRMLDMGFEPQIRKIVSQIRPDRQTLMWSATWPKEVKQLAEDFLGNYIQINIGSLELSANHNIRQVVDVCDEFSKEEKLKTLLSDIYDTSESPGKIIIFVETKRRVDNLVRFIRSFGVRCGAIHGDKSQSERDFVLREFRSGKSNILVATDVAARGLEADFGSMMGRIMNERRPLRTLVT, translated from the exons ATGCGAGCAAA GGCACCACACGATCGCGACTTTGGTCACAGTGGACGTGGCGGTCGCGGAGGCGATCGAGGCGGCGATGACCGgcgaggaggcggcggcggaggcaaTCGCTTCGGgggaggcggcggcggtggaggaggtggcggtGGCGATTACCACGGCGTAAGGAATGGACGCATCGAGAAGCGACGCGATGACCGCGGAGGCGGCAACCGATTcggaggtggtggtggattCGGGGATcgccgaggaggaggcggcggcggcagccaAGACCTCCCCATGCGTCCGGTCGACTTCTCCAACCTGGCTCCCTTCAAGAAGAACTTTTACCAGGAGCACCCCAACGTAGCCAACCGATCGCCCTACGAAGTTCAGAGGTATCGCGAAGAGCAGGAGATCACCGTGCGCGGACAGGTGCCGAACCCCATCCAGGACTTCTCCGAGGTCCATCTGCCCGACTACGTCATGAAGGAGATCCGCCGACAGGGCTACAAGGCGCCCACCGCTATCCAAGCGCAGGGCTGGCCTATCGCCATGAGTGGCTCGAACTTCGTCGGCATTGCCAAGACGGGATCCGGCAAGACCCTGGGCTACATCCTGCCCGCTATTGTGCACATCAACAACCAGCAGCCGCTGCAGAGGGGCGACGGACCTATCGCCCTCGTGCTGGCCCCCACTCGGGAGCTGGCCCAACAGATCCAGCAGGTGGCCACCGAATTCGGTTCCTCGTCGTATGTGCGCAACACCTGCGTCTTCGGCGGCGCCCCGAAGGGCGGCCAAATGCGGGATCTGCAGCGCGGCTGCGAGATCGTCATTGCCACACCCGGACGTCTTATTGATTTCCTCTCCGCCGGCTCTACTAACCTGAAGCGTTGCACCTACTTGGTGCTGGACGAGGCCGATCGCATGTTGGACATGGGCTTCGAGCCTCAGATCAGGAAGATCGTCTCACAGATCCGGCCCGACCGACAGACGCTCATGTGGAGTGCAACCTGGCCCAAAGAGGTCAAGCAGCTTGCCGAGGACTTTTTGGGCAACTACATCCAGATCAACATTGGATCGCTGGAGCTGTCCGCCAACCACAACATCCGCCAAGTGGTGGACGTTTGTGACGAGTTCAGCAAGGAGGAGAA ATTGAAGACCCTCCTGTCAGACATCTACGACACCAGCGAGAGCCCCGGCAAGATCATCATATTCGTGGAGACAAAGCGACGCGTGGACAACCTGGTGCGCTTCATCCGCAGCTTCGGCGTCCGTTGTGGAGCTATTCACGGCGACAAGTCGCAATCAGAACGAGACTTTGTGCTCCGTGAGTTCCGCTCGGGCAAGTCCAACATCCTGGTGGCCACCGATGTGGCGGCCCGTGGACTGG AGGCCGATTTTGGTAGTATGATGGGGAGGATAATGAATGAGCGGCGACCACTGCGAACACTCGTGACTTGA
- the LOC6739695 gene encoding ATP-dependent RNA helicase p62 isoform X2, translated as MRAKAPHDRDFGHSGRGGRGGDRGGDDRRGGGGGGNRFGGGGGGGGGGGGDYHGVRNGRIEKRRDDRGGGNRFGGGGGFGDRRGGGGGGSQDLPMRPVDFSNLAPFKKNFYQEHPNVANRSPYEVQRYREEQEITVRGQVPNPIQDFSEVHLPDYVMKEIRRQGYKAPTAIQAQGWPIAMSGSNFVGIAKTGSGKTLGYILPAIVHINNQQPLQRGDGPIALVLAPTRELAQQIQQVATEFGSSSYVRNTCVFGGAPKGGQMRDLQRGCEIVIATPGRLIDFLSAGSTNLKRCTYLVLDEADRMLDMGFEPQIRKIVSQIRPDRQTLMWSATWPKEVKQLAEDFLGNYIQINIGSLELSANHNIRQVVDVCDEFSKEEKLKTLLSDIYDTSESPGKIIIFVETKRRVDNLVRFIRSFGVRCGAIHGDKSQSERDFVLREFRSGKSNILVATDVAARGLDVDGIKYVINFDYPQNSEDYIHRIGRTGRSNTKGTSFAFFTKNNAKQAKALVDVLREANQEINPALENLARNSRYDGGGGRSRYGGGGGGGRFGGGGFKKGSLSNGRGFGGGGGGGGGGGEGRHSRFD; from the exons ATGCGAGCAAA GGCACCACACGATCGCGACTTTGGTCACAGTGGACGTGGCGGTCGCGGAGGCGATCGAGGCGGCGATGACCGgcgaggaggcggcggcggaggcaaTCGCTTCGGgggaggcggcggcggtggaggaggtggcggtGGCGATTACCACGGCGTAAGGAATGGACGCATCGAGAAGCGACGCGATGACCGCGGAGGCGGCAACCGATTcggaggtggtggtggattCGGGGATcgccgaggaggaggcggcggcggcagccaAGACCTCCCCATGCGTCCGGTCGACTTCTCCAACCTGGCTCCCTTCAAGAAGAACTTTTACCAGGAGCACCCCAACGTAGCCAACCGATCGCCCTACGAAGTTCAGAGGTATCGCGAAGAGCAGGAGATCACCGTGCGCGGACAGGTGCCGAACCCCATCCAGGACTTCTCCGAGGTCCATCTGCCCGACTACGTCATGAAGGAGATCCGCCGACAGGGCTACAAGGCGCCCACCGCTATCCAAGCGCAGGGCTGGCCTATCGCCATGAGTGGCTCGAACTTCGTCGGCATTGCCAAGACGGGATCCGGCAAGACCCTGGGCTACATCCTGCCCGCTATTGTGCACATCAACAACCAGCAGCCGCTGCAGAGGGGCGACGGACCTATCGCCCTCGTGCTGGCCCCCACTCGGGAGCTGGCCCAACAGATCCAGCAGGTGGCCACCGAATTCGGTTCCTCGTCGTATGTGCGCAACACCTGCGTCTTCGGCGGCGCCCCGAAGGGCGGCCAAATGCGGGATCTGCAGCGCGGCTGCGAGATCGTCATTGCCACACCCGGACGTCTTATTGATTTCCTCTCCGCCGGCTCTACTAACCTGAAGCGTTGCACCTACTTGGTGCTGGACGAGGCCGATCGCATGTTGGACATGGGCTTCGAGCCTCAGATCAGGAAGATCGTCTCACAGATCCGGCCCGACCGACAGACGCTCATGTGGAGTGCAACCTGGCCCAAAGAGGTCAAGCAGCTTGCCGAGGACTTTTTGGGCAACTACATCCAGATCAACATTGGATCGCTGGAGCTGTCCGCCAACCACAACATCCGCCAAGTGGTGGACGTTTGTGACGAGTTCAGCAAGGAGGAGAA ATTGAAGACCCTCCTGTCAGACATCTACGACACCAGCGAGAGCCCCGGCAAGATCATCATATTCGTGGAGACAAAGCGACGCGTGGACAACCTGGTGCGCTTCATCCGCAGCTTCGGCGTCCGTTGTGGAGCTATTCACGGCGACAAGTCGCAATCAGAACGAGACTTTGTGCTCCGTGAGTTCCGCTCGGGCAAGTCCAACATCCTGGTGGCCACCGATGTGGCGGCCCGTGGACTGG ACGTGGACGGCATCAAGTATGTCATCAACTTTGACTACCCGCAAAACAGCGAGGACTACATCCATCGCATCGGTCGCACAGGACGATCCAACACAAAGGGCACCTCCTTCGCCTTCTTCACCAAGAACAATGCCAAGCAAGCCAAGGCGCTGGTCGACGTCCTCCGAGAAGCTAATCAG GAAATCAATCCTGCCCTGGAAAATCTGGCCCGCAACTCGCGCTACGACGGTGGCGGCGGACGCTCCCGTTatggaggcggtggcggcggcggtcgcttcggcggcggcggcttcAAGAAGGGCAGCCTGAGCAACGGACGCGGCTtcggaggaggcggtggtggcggcggcggcggcggcgaagGCAGACACTCGCGCTTCGACTAG
- the LOC6739695 gene encoding ATP-dependent RNA helicase p62 isoform X4, protein MAPHDRDFGHSGRGGRGGDRGGDDRRGGGGGGNRFGGGGGGGGGGGGDYHGVRNGRIEKRRDDRGGGNRFGGGGGFGDRRGGGGGGSQDLPMRPVDFSNLAPFKKNFYQEHPNVANRSPYEVQRYREEQEITVRGQVPNPIQDFSEVHLPDYVMKEIRRQGYKAPTAIQAQGWPIAMSGSNFVGIAKTGSGKTLGYILPAIVHINNQQPLQRGDGPIALVLAPTRELAQQIQQVATEFGSSSYVRNTCVFGGAPKGGQMRDLQRGCEIVIATPGRLIDFLSAGSTNLKRCTYLVLDEADRMLDMGFEPQIRKIVSQIRPDRQTLMWSATWPKEVKQLAEDFLGNYIQINIGSLELSANHNIRQVVDVCDEFSKEEKLKTLLSDIYDTSESPGKIIIFVETKRRVDNLVRFIRSFGVRCGAIHGDKSQSERDFVLREFRSGKSNILVATDVAARGLDVDGIKYVINFDYPQNSEDYIHRIGRTGRSNTKGTSFAFFTKNNAKQAKALVDVLREANQEINPALENLARNSRYDGGGGRSRYGGGGGGGRFGGGGFKKGSLSNGRGFGGGGGGGGGGGEGRHSRFD, encoded by the exons AT GGCACCACACGATCGCGACTTTGGTCACAGTGGACGTGGCGGTCGCGGAGGCGATCGAGGCGGCGATGACCGgcgaggaggcggcggcggaggcaaTCGCTTCGGgggaggcggcggcggtggaggaggtggcggtGGCGATTACCACGGCGTAAGGAATGGACGCATCGAGAAGCGACGCGATGACCGCGGAGGCGGCAACCGATTcggaggtggtggtggattCGGGGATcgccgaggaggaggcggcggcggcagccaAGACCTCCCCATGCGTCCGGTCGACTTCTCCAACCTGGCTCCCTTCAAGAAGAACTTTTACCAGGAGCACCCCAACGTAGCCAACCGATCGCCCTACGAAGTTCAGAGGTATCGCGAAGAGCAGGAGATCACCGTGCGCGGACAGGTGCCGAACCCCATCCAGGACTTCTCCGAGGTCCATCTGCCCGACTACGTCATGAAGGAGATCCGCCGACAGGGCTACAAGGCGCCCACCGCTATCCAAGCGCAGGGCTGGCCTATCGCCATGAGTGGCTCGAACTTCGTCGGCATTGCCAAGACGGGATCCGGCAAGACCCTGGGCTACATCCTGCCCGCTATTGTGCACATCAACAACCAGCAGCCGCTGCAGAGGGGCGACGGACCTATCGCCCTCGTGCTGGCCCCCACTCGGGAGCTGGCCCAACAGATCCAGCAGGTGGCCACCGAATTCGGTTCCTCGTCGTATGTGCGCAACACCTGCGTCTTCGGCGGCGCCCCGAAGGGCGGCCAAATGCGGGATCTGCAGCGCGGCTGCGAGATCGTCATTGCCACACCCGGACGTCTTATTGATTTCCTCTCCGCCGGCTCTACTAACCTGAAGCGTTGCACCTACTTGGTGCTGGACGAGGCCGATCGCATGTTGGACATGGGCTTCGAGCCTCAGATCAGGAAGATCGTCTCACAGATCCGGCCCGACCGACAGACGCTCATGTGGAGTGCAACCTGGCCCAAAGAGGTCAAGCAGCTTGCCGAGGACTTTTTGGGCAACTACATCCAGATCAACATTGGATCGCTGGAGCTGTCCGCCAACCACAACATCCGCCAAGTGGTGGACGTTTGTGACGAGTTCAGCAAGGAGGAGAA ATTGAAGACCCTCCTGTCAGACATCTACGACACCAGCGAGAGCCCCGGCAAGATCATCATATTCGTGGAGACAAAGCGACGCGTGGACAACCTGGTGCGCTTCATCCGCAGCTTCGGCGTCCGTTGTGGAGCTATTCACGGCGACAAGTCGCAATCAGAACGAGACTTTGTGCTCCGTGAGTTCCGCTCGGGCAAGTCCAACATCCTGGTGGCCACCGATGTGGCGGCCCGTGGACTGG ACGTGGACGGCATCAAGTATGTCATCAACTTTGACTACCCGCAAAACAGCGAGGACTACATCCATCGCATCGGTCGCACAGGACGATCCAACACAAAGGGCACCTCCTTCGCCTTCTTCACCAAGAACAATGCCAAGCAAGCCAAGGCGCTGGTCGACGTCCTCCGAGAAGCTAATCAG GAAATCAATCCTGCCCTGGAAAATCTGGCCCGCAACTCGCGCTACGACGGTGGCGGCGGACGCTCCCGTTatggaggcggtggcggcggcggtcgcttcggcggcggcggcttcAAGAAGGGCAGCCTGAGCAACGGACGCGGCTtcggaggaggcggtggtggcggcggcggcggcggcgaagGCAGACACTCGCGCTTCGACTAG
- the LOC6739695 gene encoding ATP-dependent RNA helicase p62 isoform X1: MLKLVQYIAPRVGGSTPRPAACGWGNLLLISPRSGPSSEKCITQRRHFLFSTASSSGTFASSSSLCTEHRQQFPGSRRNRETILFPSTYSSLQVQSQRAFRNSSKPDPDDYVDSIPKAEQRTRTRKSLFNDPDERTEEIKIEGIMAPHDRDFGHSGRGGRGGDRGGDDRRGGGGGGNRFGGGGGGGGGGGGDYHGVRNGRIEKRRDDRGGGNRFGGGGGFGDRRGGGGGGSQDLPMRPVDFSNLAPFKKNFYQEHPNVANRSPYEVQRYREEQEITVRGQVPNPIQDFSEVHLPDYVMKEIRRQGYKAPTAIQAQGWPIAMSGSNFVGIAKTGSGKTLGYILPAIVHINNQQPLQRGDGPIALVLAPTRELAQQIQQVATEFGSSSYVRNTCVFGGAPKGGQMRDLQRGCEIVIATPGRLIDFLSAGSTNLKRCTYLVLDEADRMLDMGFEPQIRKIVSQIRPDRQTLMWSATWPKEVKQLAEDFLGNYIQINIGSLELSANHNIRQVVDVCDEFSKEEKLKTLLSDIYDTSESPGKIIIFVETKRRVDNLVRFIRSFGVRCGAIHGDKSQSERDFVLREFRSGKSNILVATDVAARGLDVDGIKYVINFDYPQNSEDYIHRIGRTGRSNTKGTSFAFFTKNNAKQAKALVDVLREANQEINPALENLARNSRYDGGGGRSRYGGGGGGGRFGGGGFKKGSLSNGRGFGGGGGGGGGGGEGRHSRFD, translated from the exons TAGCCCCCCGGGTGGGCGGCTCAACGCCCAGACCGGCCGCATGCGGCTGGGGCAACCTGCTATTGATTTCCCCGAGAAGTGGCCCGAGTTCCGAGAAATGTATAACGCAACGTCGCCATTTTCTTTTCTccaccgccagcagcagcggcactttcgcttcttcttcttcgctcTGCACCGAACACCGACAACAGTTCCCCGGGAGTCGCAGGAATCGCGAGACAATACTGTTCCCAAGCACATATAGTAGTCTCCAAGTTCAGTCGCAGCGTGCGTTTCGAAACAGCTCGAAACCAGATCCAGACGACTACGTAGATTCCATCCCGAAAGCAGAGCAgcggacgaggacgaggaaaTCGCTTTTCAACGATCCCGACGAGAGAACAGAGGAAATCAAAATTGAAGGAATAAT GGCACCACACGATCGCGACTTTGGTCACAGTGGACGTGGCGGTCGCGGAGGCGATCGAGGCGGCGATGACCGgcgaggaggcggcggcggaggcaaTCGCTTCGGgggaggcggcggcggtggaggaggtggcggtGGCGATTACCACGGCGTAAGGAATGGACGCATCGAGAAGCGACGCGATGACCGCGGAGGCGGCAACCGATTcggaggtggtggtggattCGGGGATcgccgaggaggaggcggcggcggcagccaAGACCTCCCCATGCGTCCGGTCGACTTCTCCAACCTGGCTCCCTTCAAGAAGAACTTTTACCAGGAGCACCCCAACGTAGCCAACCGATCGCCCTACGAAGTTCAGAGGTATCGCGAAGAGCAGGAGATCACCGTGCGCGGACAGGTGCCGAACCCCATCCAGGACTTCTCCGAGGTCCATCTGCCCGACTACGTCATGAAGGAGATCCGCCGACAGGGCTACAAGGCGCCCACCGCTATCCAAGCGCAGGGCTGGCCTATCGCCATGAGTGGCTCGAACTTCGTCGGCATTGCCAAGACGGGATCCGGCAAGACCCTGGGCTACATCCTGCCCGCTATTGTGCACATCAACAACCAGCAGCCGCTGCAGAGGGGCGACGGACCTATCGCCCTCGTGCTGGCCCCCACTCGGGAGCTGGCCCAACAGATCCAGCAGGTGGCCACCGAATTCGGTTCCTCGTCGTATGTGCGCAACACCTGCGTCTTCGGCGGCGCCCCGAAGGGCGGCCAAATGCGGGATCTGCAGCGCGGCTGCGAGATCGTCATTGCCACACCCGGACGTCTTATTGATTTCCTCTCCGCCGGCTCTACTAACCTGAAGCGTTGCACCTACTTGGTGCTGGACGAGGCCGATCGCATGTTGGACATGGGCTTCGAGCCTCAGATCAGGAAGATCGTCTCACAGATCCGGCCCGACCGACAGACGCTCATGTGGAGTGCAACCTGGCCCAAAGAGGTCAAGCAGCTTGCCGAGGACTTTTTGGGCAACTACATCCAGATCAACATTGGATCGCTGGAGCTGTCCGCCAACCACAACATCCGCCAAGTGGTGGACGTTTGTGACGAGTTCAGCAAGGAGGAGAA ATTGAAGACCCTCCTGTCAGACATCTACGACACCAGCGAGAGCCCCGGCAAGATCATCATATTCGTGGAGACAAAGCGACGCGTGGACAACCTGGTGCGCTTCATCCGCAGCTTCGGCGTCCGTTGTGGAGCTATTCACGGCGACAAGTCGCAATCAGAACGAGACTTTGTGCTCCGTGAGTTCCGCTCGGGCAAGTCCAACATCCTGGTGGCCACCGATGTGGCGGCCCGTGGACTGG ACGTGGACGGCATCAAGTATGTCATCAACTTTGACTACCCGCAAAACAGCGAGGACTACATCCATCGCATCGGTCGCACAGGACGATCCAACACAAAGGGCACCTCCTTCGCCTTCTTCACCAAGAACAATGCCAAGCAAGCCAAGGCGCTGGTCGACGTCCTCCGAGAAGCTAATCAG GAAATCAATCCTGCCCTGGAAAATCTGGCCCGCAACTCGCGCTACGACGGTGGCGGCGGACGCTCCCGTTatggaggcggtggcggcggcggtcgcttcggcggcggcggcttcAAGAAGGGCAGCCTGAGCAACGGACGCGGCTtcggaggaggcggtggtggcggcggcggcggcggcgaagGCAGACACTCGCGCTTCGACTAG